In Chrysiogenes arsenatis DSM 11915, the following proteins share a genomic window:
- a CDS encoding flagellin, with amino-acid sequence MSMSIYNNIASMNSQNALRVNNGDLAKSLERLSSGLRINRASDDASGLAISEKMRGQIRGLDRAVSNAQDGISLIQTAEGALNETTAILQRMRELSVQAANGTYTSNDRQEIQKEVDQLKNEIDRISTSTEFNTKKLLNGDATARWSTSDVSKMEAIVRDKVVTGNYKLDVTTKVGANQVQKSDIMTLKSGAMAGDILTAQGVVSAGTTGVGNIATTNQSGIVGIKDAEGVRTGDLDDRTYRVNVAAVSNGGTFAGANAVGETAANIGTGGGVNESMSLADSVAVNGYYQQTGSSWSVRAFSDDGTNRFNIAIDGDKALVASGVGSANLITQGVHGYIEIEFNNDISVNSSGGSVGDASGAARARFIDVKTGTAGAWSEVTVSDTGQVQLGAAGIAGQTHDKTAVASVFESGAIMQLGTGDKIVKGDKVLLTIDDNIANVLDGSTSGVLMSQGAGAIKIDERFDDGATGAPRELRGAYFIAGEENGIQNTILTAGPKDINYHIAQLDEKTGSMTIGSITLETKANQEGTMRDSAVNMEIRGTSGLASAYTKLSDIESFITPDGTSVFAVSQKMTLYGNGKQVDIYLEAADTISSLVDKFKTAMTSQDKGLGITMKSAETDNMVSQFIAKGSNVAGSDAAVEGTILLRSLFNGAQGEVSLVADQKLLDALNLSEIQSAKENVYSVRVTDAHTGRPVGSDTVGDGIMENVIQGVDVAFKGNIGVSATFNTSLQKFEFTAETKPTSMYLHLVDNSIDFQIGANEGQTMNTSIGQVDVKSLGLENVTLVDQKLAQKAITKIDKALVTVNSERAKLGAVSNRLDHTINSLSVAGENLQASESRIRDVDVAKEMSKFTSKQMLSQAAQSMLAQANQLPQGLMQLLRG; translated from the coding sequence ATGAGTATGTCAATTTACAACAACATTGCCTCAATGAATTCCCAGAATGCCCTGCGGGTCAATAACGGGGATCTCGCCAAGTCTCTCGAACGCCTTTCATCTGGTTTACGGATTAACCGTGCTTCTGACGATGCTTCTGGTCTTGCGATTTCAGAAAAAATGCGTGGACAGATCCGCGGCCTTGATCGCGCCGTATCGAACGCCCAGGACGGCATCTCGCTGATCCAAACGGCTGAAGGGGCGCTGAACGAAACCACAGCCATCCTGCAACGGATGCGGGAACTTTCCGTTCAAGCGGCTAACGGCACCTACACCTCTAACGACCGTCAGGAAATCCAAAAAGAAGTCGATCAGCTGAAAAACGAGATCGACCGAATCTCTACCTCAACCGAATTCAACACTAAAAAACTCTTAAATGGTGACGCTACTGCTCGTTGGTCGACTTCAGATGTCAGCAAGATGGAAGCAATCGTGCGTGATAAAGTCGTTACTGGCAACTATAAGCTTGATGTCACCACCAAGGTTGGCGCCAACCAAGTGCAGAAATCCGACATCATGACCTTGAAATCTGGGGCGATGGCGGGTGATATTTTGACGGCACAAGGGGTCGTATCCGCTGGCACCACTGGTGTTGGCAATATAGCTACCACGAACCAGTCTGGCATTGTCGGCATTAAGGATGCCGAAGGGGTACGGACGGGTGATCTTGATGATCGTACGTATCGGGTAAACGTTGCCGCAGTTTCGAATGGCGGTACCTTTGCGGGTGCTAACGCTGTTGGTGAGACGGCAGCAAACATTGGTACTGGTGGCGGTGTTAACGAAAGTATGAGCTTAGCTGATAGTGTCGCCGTGAATGGTTACTACCAGCAAACTGGCTCAAGCTGGTCAGTACGCGCTTTCTCTGATGATGGAACAAACCGGTTTAATATTGCCATTGATGGAGATAAAGCGCTGGTGGCATCAGGTGTAGGTTCAGCGAATCTGATCACACAAGGAGTGCACGGCTATATCGAAATTGAATTCAACAACGACATCAGTGTTAACTCTTCTGGTGGCTCTGTTGGGGATGCATCAGGTGCGGCACGGGCTCGATTTATCGATGTGAAAACTGGAACCGCCGGAGCGTGGTCTGAGGTAACGGTCAGTGACACGGGTCAAGTACAACTTGGTGCTGCTGGCATTGCGGGACAGACGCACGATAAAACCGCAGTTGCCAGTGTTTTTGAATCTGGCGCTATCATGCAGCTTGGTACGGGTGACAAAATTGTCAAAGGTGATAAAGTTCTTCTGACGATAGATGATAACATTGCAAACGTGCTTGATGGTAGCACCAGCGGTGTTTTGATGTCGCAGGGAGCAGGGGCGATTAAGATCGACGAACGCTTTGACGATGGCGCCACAGGAGCCCCACGCGAACTGCGGGGAGCATACTTTATCGCTGGTGAAGAGAATGGTATCCAAAACACCATTTTGACAGCTGGCCCAAAAGACATCAACTACCACATCGCTCAACTTGACGAAAAAACCGGTTCAATGACGATCGGCTCTATCACACTTGAAACCAAAGCGAACCAAGAAGGGACGATGCGTGACAGTGCGGTCAATATGGAGATTCGTGGAACGTCAGGTTTGGCCTCGGCATATACGAAACTGAGCGACATAGAGTCATTCATTACTCCTGATGGAACCAGCGTATTTGCTGTATCGCAGAAAATGACCCTCTATGGCAATGGCAAGCAGGTAGATATCTACCTTGAGGCGGCTGATACGATTAGCAGCTTGGTTGATAAGTTCAAGACCGCTATGACAAGCCAAGATAAAGGGCTTGGAATCACAATGAAGAGTGCCGAAACTGATAACATGGTTTCGCAGTTCATCGCCAAAGGCTCAAACGTTGCGGGAAGTGATGCGGCTGTCGAAGGCACCATCCTGCTCCGTTCGCTCTTTAATGGCGCTCAGGGTGAAGTGAGCCTCGTTGCTGACCAAAAACTACTTGATGCACTGAACCTCAGCGAAATTCAATCTGCGAAAGAAAACGTTTATAGCGTTCGAGTAACCGATGCCCACACCGGTCGTCCTGTTGGTAGTGACACCGTGGGTGATGGCATTATGGAGAACGTCATCCAAGGGGTCGATGTAGCCTTCAAAGGGAACATCGGTGTCAGTGCAACTTTTAATACCAGTTTGCAGAAATTTGAGTTTACGGCTGAAACAAAGCCAACCAGCATGTATCTGCACCTTGTTGATAACTCGATCGACTTCCAGATCGGTGCCAACGAAGGCCAGACCATGAATACCAGCATCGGTCAAGTCGATGTCAAGTCACTTGGGTTGGAGAATGTAACGCTAGTCGACCAGAAACTGGCGCAAAAAGCGATCACCAAGATTGATAAGGCGCTGGTAACCGTCAACTCCGAACGCGCTAAACTCGGTGCGGTATCGAACCGCCTTGATCATACGATCAACAGCTTGAGTGTAGCGGGTGAAAATTTGCAGGCTTCTGAATCTCGTATTCGCGACGTAGACGTTGCCAAAGAGATGTCGAAGTTTACTTCCAAGCAAATGTTGTCACAGGCCGCACAGTCAATGCTGGCGCAGGCCAACCAATTGCCGCAAGGGCTCATGCAGCTTCTCCGCGGATAA
- a CDS encoding tRNA (5-methylaminomethyl-2-thiouridine)(34)-methyltransferase MnmD, which yields MDDHAKFSVVTSDGSATLYSSEFQEHYHSVRDGAWRESLEKHVKPGLELIGFRQRSHLTVLDICFGLGYNTLVTLWYLDQQRYQGTVAIHAPEMDGALLNALPTLLYPTELAPYRACLDGIARERYYQCGSVKVVVYEGDARVYIKQAHEMFDLVYQDAFSPRKNPELWSYEYFQAVRACCCDHAVLTTYSQATPIRLALQMAGFTLYHPPVLRDSGIRPGTIASPSLLELVPIDLAGKLQRSDSAYPLRDPEMNGERTILWQQSERYGRE from the coding sequence ATGGATGACCACGCAAAATTTTCTGTTGTTACGTCTGATGGATCCGCGACGCTTTATTCCTCTGAGTTTCAGGAACATTATCATAGTGTGCGCGATGGTGCGTGGCGCGAATCGCTGGAGAAGCATGTAAAGCCAGGGCTTGAATTGATAGGTTTCCGGCAGCGTTCGCACCTTACGGTGCTCGATATCTGCTTTGGGTTGGGCTATAATACCCTCGTTACCCTTTGGTATCTCGATCAGCAGCGCTATCAGGGAACAGTAGCGATTCATGCACCTGAAATGGATGGCGCTTTGTTAAATGCCTTGCCAACGCTCTTGTATCCTACCGAACTGGCACCGTATCGTGCTTGTCTTGATGGTATTGCGCGCGAGCGGTATTATCAATGCGGTTCGGTGAAAGTGGTCGTATATGAAGGCGATGCGCGGGTGTATATCAAACAGGCACATGAAATGTTTGATCTTGTCTATCAGGATGCGTTTAGTCCCCGGAAAAATCCTGAACTGTGGAGCTACGAATACTTTCAGGCGGTGCGCGCTTGCTGTTGTGATCATGCGGTGTTGACGACCTATTCGCAAGCCACACCAATACGTCTTGCGCTCCAGATGGCTGGCTTTACCTTGTATCATCCGCCCGTATTGCGCGATAGTGGCATTCGTCCTGGCACGATTGCCTCGCCATCTTTGCTGGAACTTGTGCCTATCGACCTTGCGGGCAAGTTACAGCGAAGTGACAGCGCCTACCCGTTGCGCGACCCGGAAATGAATGGCGAACGAACCATATTGTGGCAGCAGAGCGAGCGCTACGGGCGGGAATAG
- a CDS encoding acyl-CoA dehydratase activase, which translates to MYSVGIDVGSVSINAIILNRQRQIVFELPYRRHFGHTKAELRVVFSEILERYSVDTLDCITFTGTQSMYFASLLGMPHEVETIAQVAGTVAVMPGVRSIIAMGGQDAALFEVGYHPDGRWFLDSFVMNGPCASGTGSFIDQQAERLAGAMYGEAEASAAQERQQKLLEDFIALGKQAKYPAAVACRCTVFTKSDMIHLQNKGEPLANIISGLHAGNAANYVSTLVAGRALHAPIAFIGGMASNALQVQAFSAYFPDIVVPPLHCSLGALGAALLSLQAGTRAKLDVSCLDLDHGNGQSFPLTEPLTLQYSVFDPSNVLERSARWDEPVAPKAFLGIDIGSTSTKYALIDEHGALLHKCYRPTQGKPIEVVQQLLMHLWQETGGYFQLQAIATTGSGRNVIGDFVSADVILDEITAHARGALAMDDTIDTIFEIGGQDSKYIAIENGSPVDFVMNKVCAAGTGSFLHELANKMGINIFGEFQEIALDAKTPIALAERCTVFMESDMAGYAQKGASRHDLIAGLCYAIVHNYLHRVVEKRHVGERIMFLGGPSLNKGIVAAFERVLERPILVPRHREVMGAYGAALVAREQAPAEPKVRNLPSLFAINVSARESICRAEANCHNECKLKTYQFGERRSVWGGDCGRYETTHHDAKPTENYFALRHALFLQALAACHVHIVTESTVLPTATKPRIGVPLALHMLDWGVFWVHLLHALGFEVVLTAPTNGNTVQRGIETMSSETCFPVKVFHGHVDILRALNVPLLFLPNVINMPSAPEEQGYLCPLVESSQFMVKAALSLGGAQIIAPTVHLKDGADILARRLCDVFPQGMLPSLAEVQAASRAAWEAQAAFEQSLMVRGKEILGQIPAGEPLWIITGRPYNLYDERLNLQVGKQFSKLGIRALPMDFLEVASEDLSDFPRMYWGLGARILKTARLTARTPHWYGVHITNFSCGADSFLEHFYHHIMGQKPSLILELDEHSAAAGIVTRIEAFRNVVRNWGDEVL; encoded by the coding sequence ATGTATAGTGTCGGCATTGATGTCGGTTCTGTAAGTATCAATGCAATTATTCTGAATCGACAAAGGCAAATCGTCTTTGAACTCCCCTATCGTCGCCATTTTGGCCACACGAAAGCCGAACTTCGTGTGGTTTTTTCTGAGATTCTGGAGCGCTATTCCGTCGACACGCTCGACTGTATTACCTTTACCGGTACGCAATCAATGTACTTTGCCTCCCTGCTTGGAATGCCTCATGAAGTGGAAACGATCGCTCAAGTGGCTGGTACGGTTGCGGTTATGCCCGGTGTCCGTTCTATTATTGCCATGGGTGGGCAGGATGCGGCACTTTTTGAGGTGGGCTATCACCCTGATGGGCGATGGTTTCTTGATTCCTTTGTCATGAACGGTCCGTGTGCTTCGGGAACAGGTTCATTTATTGATCAGCAGGCCGAACGGCTTGCTGGAGCGATGTACGGTGAGGCAGAAGCTTCGGCAGCACAAGAGCGACAGCAAAAGTTATTGGAAGACTTCATTGCACTGGGGAAGCAGGCGAAATATCCAGCCGCCGTGGCGTGTCGTTGTACTGTATTCACGAAATCCGACATGATTCATCTGCAAAATAAAGGTGAGCCGCTGGCCAACATCATTTCCGGCCTGCATGCCGGAAACGCGGCGAATTACGTTAGTACATTGGTAGCCGGACGCGCCCTTCATGCCCCGATAGCATTCATTGGTGGTATGGCGTCAAATGCCTTGCAGGTTCAGGCCTTTTCCGCCTACTTCCCCGATATTGTTGTTCCGCCGTTGCACTGTTCTTTAGGAGCGCTTGGGGCAGCCTTACTTTCGCTGCAAGCTGGGACGCGTGCCAAGCTTGATGTCTCATGCCTTGACCTGGATCACGGTAATGGTCAGAGTTTTCCCCTTACCGAGCCGCTGACATTACAATACAGTGTGTTCGACCCTTCTAATGTCCTTGAACGTTCCGCTCGTTGGGATGAGCCGGTCGCGCCCAAGGCTTTTCTGGGTATCGATATTGGTTCAACGTCGACGAAATATGCCCTGATTGATGAACATGGCGCTCTGCTGCATAAATGTTATCGTCCGACACAAGGGAAACCGATTGAAGTAGTGCAGCAGCTTTTAATGCACCTTTGGCAGGAAACCGGGGGTTACTTTCAGTTGCAGGCGATTGCGACGACTGGTTCCGGGCGCAACGTAATCGGGGACTTTGTTTCGGCGGATGTTATTTTGGACGAAATCACCGCTCATGCGCGTGGGGCGCTGGCGATGGATGATACCATCGACACAATTTTTGAAATTGGCGGGCAGGATTCAAAATATATCGCGATAGAGAATGGCTCTCCGGTTGATTTCGTCATGAATAAGGTGTGTGCTGCTGGCACGGGGAGTTTCCTGCATGAACTCGCGAATAAAATGGGGATCAATATCTTTGGCGAGTTTCAGGAAATTGCCCTTGATGCCAAGACGCCGATTGCCCTTGCCGAGCGCTGTACGGTGTTTATGGAATCGGATATGGCGGGATATGCCCAGAAAGGGGCATCGCGGCACGATTTAATTGCCGGGCTGTGTTACGCGATTGTGCATAACTACTTGCATCGCGTGGTGGAAAAGCGGCATGTCGGCGAGCGGATTATGTTTCTTGGTGGGCCATCACTGAATAAAGGGATTGTGGCCGCTTTTGAGCGGGTGCTGGAACGTCCGATTCTTGTGCCGCGTCACCGCGAAGTCATGGGAGCCTATGGCGCAGCTTTGGTAGCGCGTGAGCAGGCTCCAGCAGAGCCGAAAGTGCGTAACCTGCCGTCGTTATTTGCCATTAATGTCAGCGCGCGCGAAAGCATTTGCCGTGCCGAAGCGAATTGTCATAACGAATGTAAACTGAAAACCTATCAGTTTGGTGAACGGCGTAGCGTGTGGGGTGGCGATTGTGGCCGCTACGAAACAACGCATCACGACGCCAAGCCAACCGAAAATTATTTTGCACTGCGGCATGCCTTGTTTTTGCAGGCCTTAGCGGCATGCCACGTTCATATCGTTACCGAGTCCACAGTATTGCCGACTGCGACCAAGCCACGCATTGGTGTCCCTTTGGCATTGCACATGCTCGACTGGGGTGTGTTTTGGGTGCATTTGCTTCATGCACTTGGGTTTGAAGTAGTGCTTACCGCTCCAACCAATGGGAACACGGTGCAACGGGGTATTGAAACGATGAGTTCGGAAACCTGTTTTCCGGTAAAAGTATTTCATGGTCATGTTGATATTCTGCGTGCGTTGAATGTTCCTCTGCTGTTTTTACCGAATGTCATTAACATGCCGAGCGCACCGGAAGAGCAGGGATATTTGTGCCCATTGGTGGAAAGCTCGCAATTTATGGTGAAGGCGGCCTTGTCACTTGGGGGGGCGCAGATTATTGCACCGACGGTTCATCTGAAAGATGGTGCGGATATTCTGGCGCGCCGTTTGTGTGATGTTTTCCCGCAGGGAATGTTGCCATCTCTGGCAGAGGTGCAGGCGGCAAGTCGTGCAGCATGGGAAGCGCAAGCAGCATTTGAGCAGTCGCTCATGGTGCGCGGCAAAGAAATTCTCGGCCAGATTCCTGCGGGTGAGCCGCTTTGGATCATTACTGGTCGTCCTTATAATTTATACGACGAACGCCTGAACCTACAGGTTGGGAAGCAGTTTTCCAAGCTGGGTATTCGCGCGTTGCCAATGGACTTTCTGGAAGTTGCCAGTGAAGATCTCAGCGATTTCCCGCGCATGTACTGGGGGCTTGGAGCGCGTATTTTGAAAACGGCGCGCTTAACGGCGCGTACTCCACATTGGTACGGCGTGCATATTACTAATTTTTCGTGTGGCGCCGATTCTTTCCTAGAGCATTTCTACCACCATATTATGGGACAAAAACCGTCGTTGATACTGGAGTTGGATGAACATAGTGCGGCGGCGGGAATCGTGACGCGCATTGAGGCTTTTCGCAATGTCGTAAGGAATTGGGGGGATGAAGTGCTATGA
- a CDS encoding CoA activase, whose product MTNPQATGFQALSERVGKFLLAGKKLLIPDMTPHGSRLLAASFRAFGVHAEVMETYSGLALGKEYTSGKECFPCQITLGDILHHLQREKARHGERFDPAQYVYFLPEAEGPCRFGMYTKMQRLVLDRFPEFRDIPIVYMSTGDAYSSGSLLPDGVASKFRRLAYEATLAADVLDRIIWRTRPYEKVAGSVDQAAKTWLAQLESFIEQRGSRLDFRGLHRLLRQIAAQARQLTAPDMTMRPRIGIVGEIYLRSHPQANQELIESLEAHGAEVVNASIGEWLQFVSYEQLAAARRELANSWQLRRFGALFGQTKKWAVAAIDLKYIQVRQKKMYQTVQVVLDIAGDHSLDEIEKKLQQSGLFDPRIGTEAPLSIGGAIEYIDHGFNGVVNVYPFTCMPSTVASAVLKPLCHQLHVPYLDVSCDGSFQSGREIALRTFLHQAGQHQERQQSAPRGGCCAKGCS is encoded by the coding sequence ATGACCAACCCGCAGGCAACTGGCTTTCAAGCGCTTTCTGAAAGGGTTGGGAAATTCTTGCTCGCCGGAAAGAAACTCCTGATTCCCGATATGACGCCGCATGGTTCACGCCTTTTGGCTGCCAGTTTCCGTGCTTTTGGCGTGCATGCCGAAGTTATGGAAACCTATAGCGGTTTAGCATTAGGCAAAGAATACACTTCCGGCAAGGAATGCTTCCCGTGTCAAATCACGCTGGGAGATATTCTGCACCACTTGCAGCGCGAAAAAGCACGGCATGGGGAGCGCTTTGACCCCGCGCAGTATGTCTATTTTCTCCCCGAAGCGGAGGGGCCGTGTCGTTTTGGTATGTATACAAAAATGCAACGGCTGGTGCTCGACCGCTTTCCGGAGTTCCGCGATATTCCGATTGTCTATATGTCAACGGGCGATGCGTACAGTTCTGGTTCGCTGCTTCCTGATGGTGTAGCGTCGAAATTTCGTCGCTTAGCGTACGAAGCGACACTGGCCGCTGATGTACTTGACCGCATTATCTGGCGTACCCGTCCGTATGAAAAGGTGGCGGGGAGTGTTGATCAGGCGGCAAAGACGTGGCTGGCGCAACTTGAGTCGTTTATTGAGCAGAGAGGGAGTCGCTTAGATTTTCGGGGATTGCATCGACTGCTGCGCCAGATTGCTGCTCAAGCACGGCAGTTGACAGCGCCGGATATGACAATGCGTCCGCGCATTGGTATTGTTGGTGAAATTTACCTGCGATCCCATCCGCAAGCCAATCAGGAATTGATTGAGTCGCTTGAGGCGCATGGCGCGGAAGTGGTCAATGCCTCTATTGGCGAATGGCTCCAGTTTGTGTCGTATGAGCAATTAGCGGCAGCGCGCCGTGAGCTTGCCAATAGTTGGCAGTTGCGCCGTTTTGGGGCGCTGTTCGGGCAAACAAAAAAATGGGCTGTGGCGGCAATTGATTTGAAATACATTCAGGTGCGACAGAAGAAAATGTATCAGACGGTGCAGGTTGTGCTCGATATTGCTGGTGATCATTCGTTGGATGAGATCGAGAAAAAACTTCAACAGAGCGGTTTATTTGACCCGCGTATCGGTACAGAAGCTCCGCTCAGTATCGGCGGGGCTATTGAGTATATTGATCATGGCTTTAATGGAGTTGTGAATGTCTATCCCTTTACCTGCATGCCAAGTACGGTGGCGAGTGCGGTGCTGAAACCGTTATGCCATCAACTTCACGTCCCCTATCTTGATGTGAGCTGTGACGGGTCGTTCCAGTCAGGCCGAGAGATCGCTTTGCGAACTTTTTTGCATCAGGCAGGTCAGCATCAAGAACGGCAGCAGTCCGCCCCGCGCGGTGGATGTTGCGCCAAAGGGTGTTCATAA
- a CDS encoding flagellar protein FlaG, protein MNIESSIGRVSTLHVGGTGENPSKMVRRGGGDSAEVSAGRDPQAPSAHETAPPARTAEQQKEMRQAIDEINRSLKNLHVSRQFEVDESSGQMVITLYDTEKGEKIRQIPNDFDLKRISEVKKYLGVLYDDNA, encoded by the coding sequence ATGAATATTGAAAGTAGCATTGGAAGAGTATCAACGTTGCATGTAGGCGGCACCGGTGAGAATCCCTCAAAGATGGTGCGTCGGGGAGGTGGCGACTCGGCTGAGGTGTCAGCGGGTCGAGATCCCCAAGCTCCATCTGCGCACGAAACTGCGCCACCAGCACGTACTGCCGAACAGCAAAAGGAGATGCGGCAAGCTATTGACGAAATCAATCGGTCGCTAAAAAATCTCCATGTGTCGCGGCAGTTTGAGGTCGACGAAAGTAGTGGCCAGATGGTGATTACCCTTTACGATACCGAAAAAGGGGAGAAGATCCGTCAGATTCCCAATGATTTCGACCTGAAACGGATCTCAGAGGTAAAAAAATATCTTGGTGTGCTCTACGACGATAACGCGTAA
- a CDS encoding flagellin: MSMSIYNNISSMNSQNSLRVNNSDLTKSLERLSSGLRINRASDDASGLAISEKMRGQIRGLDRAVSNAQDGISLIQTAEGALNETTSILQRMRELSVQAANGTYTSNDRQEIQKEVDQLKSEIDRISTSTEFNTKKLLNGDATARWSSSDNTMIEALVRGKVISGDYKIDVTAKVGQNQVQKSNIMTLKSGAVAGDILTAAAGVGSVAASDNTSGIAGIKDLEGVRTGNIDDRTYRINVATVSAGGAFSGVAQGGGTAETISVADSVAVNGYYQQTGSSWTIRAISEDGTTRNNVAIDGDQAIVFSGAAANLNIIDAKVHGYFELEFTSDLQVSSAAGGTTAGVVARARFIDVKSGEAGSWSDVSVNTTGGLQVGAASVSGKKSDETTSSSVFVANSLLQLGTGDKVVKGDKVLLTIDDNFTTVLGQGTATSSQGAGAVKIDERFDDGAVGAPRELRGAYFVATSADGLQNTQLTAGAKTIDYHLAQLDEKTGSLTIGKISLDMSANSVGTQKDSEILAEFRGTGGLASAYTKLSDIEAFITPDGTNVFNVSQKVTLYGNGKQTDVFLEAADTIADLITKLQSAITGESTGLGITMGKADTDSKVAEFIAKGSSITNTDAAVEGTMIIRSLFNGAQGDIKVVADQKVLSALNLAEIQKSEENVYSVTVTNANNGRPVGAATVGNGIMENTIQGLGIQFKGNIGIDATWDSSKSKFDFTAETSPATAYLHVVDNSIDFQIGANEGQTMNTSIAQMDIKAMGLENVVVIDQTSAQKAVSLIDKALVTVNSERSKLGAVSNRLDHTINSLAVAGENLQASESRIRDVDVAKEMTQFTSKQLLSQAAMGMLAQANALPQGLMALLR, translated from the coding sequence ATGAGTATGTCTATTTACAACAACATTTCGTCGATGAATTCGCAGAACTCGCTGCGAGTTAACAACAGTGACCTTACGAAATCTCTTGAGCGCCTCTCTTCCGGTTTGCGGATCAACCGTGCGTCTGATGACGCATCTGGTTTGGCCATTTCAGAAAAAATGCGTGGCCAGATTCGCGGCCTTGACCGCGCCGTATCAAACGCTCAAGACGGTATCTCACTGATTCAAACCGCTGAAGGTGCCTTGAACGAAACAACGTCTATCCTGCAACGGATGCGCGAACTTTCGGTGCAAGCCGCTAACGGCACGTACACTTCCAACGACCGCCAAGAAATTCAAAAAGAAGTCGATCAGCTGAAAAGCGAAATCGACCGTATCTCCACATCCACTGAATTTAACACCAAAAAACTGCTCAACGGCGATGCAACGGCACGCTGGTCTTCGTCAGATAATACGATGATCGAAGCGTTGGTGCGTGGGAAGGTGATCAGTGGTGACTACAAAATCGATGTTACTGCCAAAGTTGGTCAAAATCAGGTGCAGAAGTCGAACATTATGACCCTGAAATCAGGGGCAGTCGCTGGCGATATACTGACAGCTGCGGCAGGTGTAGGCTCGGTAGCCGCAAGTGACAATACATCGGGTATTGCAGGCATTAAAGATTTAGAAGGGGTTCGTACTGGTAATATCGATGACCGCACCTATCGCATTAATGTGGCGACTGTTTCTGCCGGTGGTGCATTTTCTGGCGTTGCCCAAGGTGGCGGTACTGCTGAAACAATCAGTGTTGCAGACTCGGTGGCAGTAAATGGTTACTATCAACAAACAGGATCAAGTTGGACCATTCGGGCTATCAGTGAGGATGGAACCACACGTAATAATGTTGCCATTGATGGCGATCAAGCGATTGTCTTCTCTGGTGCCGCCGCTAACCTAAACATTATTGACGCAAAAGTTCACGGTTACTTTGAGCTGGAATTTACCAGTGACCTGCAAGTCAGTTCTGCTGCTGGTGGCACCACGGCCGGGGTTGTAGCGCGGGCGCGATTTATTGATGTGAAGTCAGGTGAAGCTGGCTCGTGGAGTGATGTTTCCGTCAATACTACCGGTGGCCTGCAAGTCGGTGCCGCCAGTGTGTCAGGGAAAAAATCGGATGAAACTACATCGTCAAGTGTCTTTGTTGCTAATTCCCTGTTGCAGCTTGGAACCGGCGACAAAGTGGTGAAGGGCGACAAGGTACTTCTTACCATTGATGATAATTTCACTACGGTTCTTGGGCAAGGCACTGCGACCTCTTCACAGGGAGCGGGAGCGGTTAAAATTGATGAGCGATTTGATGATGGAGCGGTAGGAGCACCTCGCGAGTTGCGCGGCGCCTACTTTGTCGCTACGAGTGCTGATGGGTTGCAGAATACGCAGTTGACGGCGGGCGCAAAAACCATCGACTATCACTTGGCGCAACTAGACGAAAAAACAGGCTCGCTGACTATCGGAAAAATATCTTTGGATATGAGTGCCAACAGTGTGGGTACTCAGAAAGATAGCGAAATTTTAGCGGAGTTCCGTGGCACTGGTGGACTCGCGTCAGCCTATACAAAACTCAGCGATATTGAAGCGTTCATTACCCCTGACGGTACCAACGTTTTCAACGTCTCGCAGAAAGTGACCCTGTACGGCAACGGAAAGCAAACTGATGTATTCCTTGAAGCGGCAGACACGATTGCTGACCTCATAACAAAACTGCAATCAGCGATTACTGGCGAGTCGACTGGTTTAGGTATCACTATGGGGAAAGCCGATACCGATAGCAAGGTGGCTGAATTCATTGCCAAAGGCTCGAGTATCACAAACACCGATGCAGCCGTTGAAGGAACTATGATCATCCGTTCATTGTTCAATGGAGCGCAGGGTGATATTAAAGTTGTTGCTGACCAAAAAGTATTGAGCGCCCTTAACCTTGCTGAAATTCAAAAATCAGAAGAAAATGTGTACTCTGTAACGGTGACCAACGCCAATAACGGCCGGCCAGTAGGGGCGGCAACAGTGGGCAATGGTATTATGGAAAACACGATCCAAGGACTTGGGATTCAGTTTAAAGGGAACATTGGTATTGATGCCACGTGGGATTCTTCAAAGTCAAAATTTGATTTTACTGCCGAAACCAGTCCTGCCACAGCCTACTTGCACGTTGTCGACAACTCCATCGACTTCCAGATCGGAGCCAACGAAGGTCAGACGATGAATACCAGCATTGCTCAGATGGACATTAAGGCGATGGGGCTGGAAAATGTTGTCGTTATCGACCAGACAAGCGCGCAAAAAGCGGTCAGCCTTATTGACAAAGCACTCGTGACGGTGAACTCAGAACGGTCGAAACTCGGTGCGGTATCGAACCGACTTGATCACACCATCAATAGCTTAGCCGTAGCCGGTGAAAACCTGCAAGCCTCTGAATCTCGTATTCGTGACGTTGATGTGGCTAAAGAGATGACCCAGTTTACTTCAAAGCAACTTCTGTCACAAGCCGCTATGGGGATGCTGGCTCAGGCTAATGCATTGCCACAGGGGCTGATGGCACTCTTGCGTTAA